The following coding sequences lie in one Miscanthus floridulus cultivar M001 chromosome 9, ASM1932011v1, whole genome shotgun sequence genomic window:
- the LOC136480937 gene encoding BTB/POZ and MATH domain-containing protein 2-like, protein MGKHRLVETSTSSSSRCVTASVHAVHSFEVTSFSLLEGMGAGIFVSSRTFRAGGRGWNIRVYPDGWKEEDKAEYVSAFLCLVDGPKDAKTRTKYTLELLQKDGKVSELTRCSAVMLSHTFEAVDSYWGLGKFVDKSKLKPLLRLNVDCFTVRCALTIIGESQSEDVAAPSVVVEEFPQPNMHQHLEHMLKTGKDTDVTFDVDGQIFHAHRCVLAARSAVFESELLGPMKEKAIEEPIKVADMEPSIFEDLLHFIYTDSISDSNNDVHDKNMFMQHLLVAADRYGLDRLRLMCEVSLCHGIDAQTVATTLALAEQHHCARLKDACLKFVASRRDVLGVVMKTDGFKHLMASCPLIVVEILDKIAEA, encoded by the coding sequence ATGGGCAAGCACCGACTCGTCGAGACGTCGACGTCCTCGAGCTCGAGGTGCGTGACGGCGAGCGTCCATGCCGTCCACAGTTTCGAGGTGACGAGTTTCTCGCTGCTCGAAGGCATGGGCGCGGGCATATTCGTCAGCTCCAGAACCTTCCGCGCGGGCGGTCGCGGCTGGAACATCCGGGTCTATCCCGACGGGTGGAAGGAGGAGGACAAGGCTGAGTACGTGTCGGCGTTCTTGTGTTTGGTCGACGGACCAAAGGATGCTAAGACTAGGACGAAGTACACTCTGGAATTACTGCAGAAAGACGGCAAAGTATCTGAACTAACAAGGTGCTCCGCCGTTATGTTATCACATACCTTCGAGGCAGTAGATTCTTACTGGGGTTTAGGCAAGTTCGTAGACAAATCGAAGCTAAAACCATTGCTGCGCCTCAACGTCGACTGCTTCACAGTCAGGTGTGCCTTGACCATCATAGGCGAGTCTCAATCTGAGGACGTAGCAGCACCATCCGTCGTCGTGGAAGAGTTTCCACAGCCAAACATGCACCAGCACTtggagcacatgttgaagactggGAAAGACACGGACGTGACGTTCGATGTAGATGGCCAGATCTTCCATGCCCACAGATGTGTTCTTGCTGCACGGTCTGCGGTGTTTGAATCAGAACTCTTGGGTCCCATGAAGGAGAAGGCCATAGAAGAGCCCATCAAAGTTGCAGACATGGAGCCCTCTATCTTCGAGGACCTTCTTCACTTCATATACACTGATTCGATATCAGATAGTAACAACGATGTCCATGACAAAAATATGTTCATGCAACACTTGCTCGTTGCTGCGGACCGATATGGGCTAGACAGGCTAAGGCTAATGTGCGAGGTGAGCTTGTGCCATGGCATCGATGCACAGACGGTTGCCACCACGCTTGCTTTAGCAGAGCAGCACCATTGTGCCCGTCTCAAAGACGCCTGCCTCAAATTTGTTGCCTCGCGACGAGATGTACTTGGTGTTGTCATGAAAACAGATGGATTCAAGCATCTCATGGCAAGTTGCCCTTTGATTGTGGTGGAGATATTAGACAAGATCGCCGAAGCATAA